From Macadamia integrifolia cultivar HAES 741 unplaced genomic scaffold, SCU_Mint_v3 scaffold885, whole genome shotgun sequence, one genomic window encodes:
- the LOC122070316 gene encoding uncharacterized protein At4g18490 isoform X4: protein MVESQKGAAPNSDSKGKSSLLDEEFGKEFLSSWKTMSVTEDDGMDFSCEPAPKGMKKNFNFDKLDMDFALDGDFGKLSSFKVDMSDLDFSSPKSTDRPDKKSIDGKREAKKDHFNFNFDFKELDNFDLDSSLMKGKQKSEKCTDDKEFDSSVRHEKDQVFRSNLATEADAFKEDDAKKASVMASKFEGLTDGDFDSITGGAPTNSKFENVHASGGATASQDENISNRREESNQPSKLSSKSYDQQPIQDSSGQSVSFDDPRQETAADLQAGICSSETERDANQGLQSAKCETGKSLGNQSQVSMKNISGDESAPGNAGLQSTRNEFQKMLEIQNHIPMRNISGNKSALGNADIVDASTTSLSPNMQNTKARKENNDSVSHVLLAPVQSEPKADKVMQMKEQGNGCTHLTFLSRTQENVSQSHLALTSMKIHSLGEKRKESAHLSPTDQRSDAQGRNPKVGTSSSHDATLTKDVPVIKESEKNDKDHSISGPSSKVHDASLPEKAAKSKPLNINPKDLVPSMNYKSISVERMGLSPLKVGNKTSDATSLKFSRIVTSKNDLSVSKLQKEFKSLRNSEGSMEMHLDLASMMNQSSGSEKQKLPTPSLKRKTFEEPSANPVMLYPLKRITETPNHSRKAREVSQQVDESLVHNRENLVDCCNNDVLFDHPTCKLDTSQQVPIVMENDENVEKAEAYIKELEDIRNMLKKKHEEAKEVLVRALVNNNNLLMLNHPIYEEKISTVMRFAASMRSKELQS, encoded by the exons ATGGTGGAATCACAGAAAGGAGCTGCTCCAAATTccgactcaaaagggaaaagttCACTGCTAG ATGAAGAATTTGGAAAGGAATTCCTCAGTTCCTGGAAAACAATGTCTGTGACAGAGGACGATGGCATGGATTTTAGCTGTGAACCAGCCCCCAAAGGCATGAAAAAGAACTTCAACTTTGATAAACT GGACATGGATTTTGCTCTCGATGGTGATTTTGGGAAATTGTCATCCTTCAAAGTTGACATGTCAGACCTGGATTTCTCCAGTCCCAAATCTACAGACAGACCTGACAAAAAATCAATCGATGGAAAACGTGAAGCAAAGAAGGACCACTTCaacttcaattttgattttaaaga ATTGgataattttgatttggattcaaGCTTAATGAAAGGGAAACAGAAATCTGAAAAATGCACAGATGATAAGGAATTTGATTCTTCAGTTAGACATGAGAAGGATCAAGTTTTCAGAAGCAACTTGGCCACAGAAGCCGATGCATTCAAAGAAGATGATGCCAAAAAAGCCAGTGTGATGGCTTCAAAGTTTGAGGGTTTGACAGATGGGGATTTCGATTCTATAACTGGTGGTGCTCCAACAAATTCAAAATTCGAAAATGTACATGCATCAGGGGGTGCAACAGCTTCTCAAGATGAAAATATAAGTAACAGACGAGAGGAATCTAACCAGCCTAGCAAACTCtcctcaaaatcatatgatcAACAGCCTATCCAGGATTCATCTGGCCAGTCTGTCTCTTTTGATGATCCAAGGCAAGAGACTGCTGCAGACTTACAGGCAGGAATTTGTTCCTCAGAGACAGAAAGAGATGCAAATCAAG GATTGCAGAGCGCTAAATGTGAGACTGGAAAAAGCTTGGGGAACCAAAGTCAGGTTTCCATGAAAAATATATCTGGGGATGAGTCAGCCCCAGGTAATGCAG GATTGCAGAGCACTAGAAATGAGTTTCAGAAAATGTTGGAGATCCAAAATCATATCCCTATGAGAAATATATCTGGGAACAAGTCAGCCCTAGGTAATGCAGATATAGTGGATGCTTCAACTACAAGCCTGTCACCGAACATGCAGAACACAAAAGCTAGAAAAGAGAACAATGATTCTGTGTCACACGTTCTTCTGGCCCCAGTGCAAAG TGAACCCAAAGCTGACAAGGTCATGCAAATGAAAGAACAAGGAAATGGGTGTACACATTTGACATTCCTGAGTAGAACCCAAGAAAATGTTTCTCAGTCACATCTGGCTCTTACTTCAATGAAAATCCATTCTCttggagagaaaagaaaggaaagtgcGCATTTAAGTCCAACAGATCAAAGAAG TGATGCACAAGGTAGGAATCCAAAGGTTGGTACTTCAAGCTCACATGATGCTACCCTAACTAAAGATGTACCTGTCataaaggaaagtgaaaagaaTGACAAAGATCACAGTATCTCTGGCCCTAG TTCCAAAGTTCATGATGCCAGCTTACCTGAGAAGGCCGCAAAATCTAAACCTCTGAACATCAATCCTAAAGATTTAGTTCCAAGCATGAATTACAAGAGTATTTCAgttgaaaggatggggctttcTCCTCTGAAAGTTGGTAACAAGACATCTGATGCAACTAGCTTAAAATTTTCAAG GATTGTAACATCAAAGAATGATCTATCAGTTTCTAAACTTCAGAAAGAATTTAAGTCATTGAGGAACTCAGAGGGAAGCATGGAAATGCATCTAGATTTGGCAAGCATGATGAACCAATCTAGCGGCTCAGAGAAACAAAAACTGCCAACCCCATCTTTGAAACGGAAAACTTTTGAG GAACCAAGTGCAAATCCAGTGATGTTATACCCATTAAAGCGAATCACAGAGACACCAAACCATAGCAG AAAAGCTAGGGAGGTTTCTCAACAAGTTGATGAAAGTCTG GTGCACAATCGTGAGAATCTGGTAGATTGCTGCAACAATGATGTTCTCTTTGACCATCCTACCTGTAAACTTGATACTTCTCAACAAGTCCCCATAGTGATGGAGAATGATGAAAATGTTGAAAAAGCTGAAGCCTATATAAAGGAGCTTGAAGAT ATACGTAACATGCTGAAAAAGAAACATGAAGAAGCAAAGGAAGTACTTGTTCGTGCTCTGGTGAACAACAACAATCTGCTGATGCTAAACCATCCCATCTATGAAGAGAAG ATCAGTACGGTAATGAGATTTGCTGCCTCCATGAGATCCAAGGAGCTTCAATCTTGA
- the LOC122070316 gene encoding uncharacterized protein At4g18490 isoform X1, whose product MVESQKGAAPNSDSKGKSSLLDEEFGKEFLSSWKTMSVTEDDGMDFSCEPAPKGMKKNFNFDKLDMDFALDGDFGKLSSFKVDMSDLDFSSPKSTDRPDKKSIDGKREAKKDHFNFNFDFKELDNFDLDSSLMKGKQKSEKCTDDKEFDSSVRHEKDQVFRSNLATEADAFKEDDAKKASVMASKFEGLTDGDFDSITGGAPTNSKFENVHASGGATASQDENISNRREESNQPSKLSSKSYDQQPIQDSSGQSVSFDDPRQETAADLQAGICSSETERDANQGLQSAKCETGKSLGNQSQVSMKNISGDESAPGNAGLQSTRNEFQKMLEIQNHIPMRNISGNKSALGNADIVDASTTSLSPNMQNTKARKENNDSVSHVLLAPVQSEPKADKVMQMKEQGNGCTHLTFLSRTQENVSQSHLALTSMKIHSLGEKRKESAHLSPTDQRSDAQGRNPKVGTSSSHDATLTKDVPVIKESEKNDKDHSISGPSSKVHDASLPEKAAKSKPLNINPKDLVPSMNYKSISVERMGLSPLKVGNKTSDATSLKFSRIVTSKNDLSVSKLQKEFKSLRNSEGSMEMHLDLASMMNQSSGSEKQKLPTPSLKRKTFEEPSANPVMLYPLKRITETPNHSRKAREVSQQVDESLVHNRENLVDCCNNDVLFDHPTCKLDTSQQVPIVMENDENVEKAEAYIKELEDKERLHGWLMLFLQIRNMLKKKHEEAKEVLVRALVNNNNLLMLNHPIYEEKISLTSFWPLIFITVLHISVGA is encoded by the exons ATGGTGGAATCACAGAAAGGAGCTGCTCCAAATTccgactcaaaagggaaaagttCACTGCTAG ATGAAGAATTTGGAAAGGAATTCCTCAGTTCCTGGAAAACAATGTCTGTGACAGAGGACGATGGCATGGATTTTAGCTGTGAACCAGCCCCCAAAGGCATGAAAAAGAACTTCAACTTTGATAAACT GGACATGGATTTTGCTCTCGATGGTGATTTTGGGAAATTGTCATCCTTCAAAGTTGACATGTCAGACCTGGATTTCTCCAGTCCCAAATCTACAGACAGACCTGACAAAAAATCAATCGATGGAAAACGTGAAGCAAAGAAGGACCACTTCaacttcaattttgattttaaaga ATTGgataattttgatttggattcaaGCTTAATGAAAGGGAAACAGAAATCTGAAAAATGCACAGATGATAAGGAATTTGATTCTTCAGTTAGACATGAGAAGGATCAAGTTTTCAGAAGCAACTTGGCCACAGAAGCCGATGCATTCAAAGAAGATGATGCCAAAAAAGCCAGTGTGATGGCTTCAAAGTTTGAGGGTTTGACAGATGGGGATTTCGATTCTATAACTGGTGGTGCTCCAACAAATTCAAAATTCGAAAATGTACATGCATCAGGGGGTGCAACAGCTTCTCAAGATGAAAATATAAGTAACAGACGAGAGGAATCTAACCAGCCTAGCAAACTCtcctcaaaatcatatgatcAACAGCCTATCCAGGATTCATCTGGCCAGTCTGTCTCTTTTGATGATCCAAGGCAAGAGACTGCTGCAGACTTACAGGCAGGAATTTGTTCCTCAGAGACAGAAAGAGATGCAAATCAAG GATTGCAGAGCGCTAAATGTGAGACTGGAAAAAGCTTGGGGAACCAAAGTCAGGTTTCCATGAAAAATATATCTGGGGATGAGTCAGCCCCAGGTAATGCAG GATTGCAGAGCACTAGAAATGAGTTTCAGAAAATGTTGGAGATCCAAAATCATATCCCTATGAGAAATATATCTGGGAACAAGTCAGCCCTAGGTAATGCAGATATAGTGGATGCTTCAACTACAAGCCTGTCACCGAACATGCAGAACACAAAAGCTAGAAAAGAGAACAATGATTCTGTGTCACACGTTCTTCTGGCCCCAGTGCAAAG TGAACCCAAAGCTGACAAGGTCATGCAAATGAAAGAACAAGGAAATGGGTGTACACATTTGACATTCCTGAGTAGAACCCAAGAAAATGTTTCTCAGTCACATCTGGCTCTTACTTCAATGAAAATCCATTCTCttggagagaaaagaaaggaaagtgcGCATTTAAGTCCAACAGATCAAAGAAG TGATGCACAAGGTAGGAATCCAAAGGTTGGTACTTCAAGCTCACATGATGCTACCCTAACTAAAGATGTACCTGTCataaaggaaagtgaaaagaaTGACAAAGATCACAGTATCTCTGGCCCTAG TTCCAAAGTTCATGATGCCAGCTTACCTGAGAAGGCCGCAAAATCTAAACCTCTGAACATCAATCCTAAAGATTTAGTTCCAAGCATGAATTACAAGAGTATTTCAgttgaaaggatggggctttcTCCTCTGAAAGTTGGTAACAAGACATCTGATGCAACTAGCTTAAAATTTTCAAG GATTGTAACATCAAAGAATGATCTATCAGTTTCTAAACTTCAGAAAGAATTTAAGTCATTGAGGAACTCAGAGGGAAGCATGGAAATGCATCTAGATTTGGCAAGCATGATGAACCAATCTAGCGGCTCAGAGAAACAAAAACTGCCAACCCCATCTTTGAAACGGAAAACTTTTGAG GAACCAAGTGCAAATCCAGTGATGTTATACCCATTAAAGCGAATCACAGAGACACCAAACCATAGCAG AAAAGCTAGGGAGGTTTCTCAACAAGTTGATGAAAGTCTG GTGCACAATCGTGAGAATCTGGTAGATTGCTGCAACAATGATGTTCTCTTTGACCATCCTACCTGTAAACTTGATACTTCTCAACAAGTCCCCATAGTGATGGAGAATGATGAAAATGTTGAAAAAGCTGAAGCCTATATAAAGGAGCTTGAAGAT AAAGAGAGATTGCATGGGTGGTTGATGCTGTTCCTGCAGATACGTAACATGCTGAAAAAGAAACATGAAGAAGCAAAGGAAGTACTTGTTCGTGCTCTGGTGAACAACAACAATCTGCTGATGCTAAACCATCCCATCTATGAAGAGAAGATATCCTTGACTTCATTTTGGCCTCTAATTTTTATCACAGTTCTACATATATCTGTTGGAGCATGA
- the LOC122070316 gene encoding uncharacterized protein At4g18490 isoform X2, whose protein sequence is MVESQKGAAPNSDSKGKSSLLDEEFGKEFLSSWKTMSVTEDDGMDFSCEPAPKGMKKNFNFDKLDMDFALDGDFGKLSSFKVDMSDLDFSSPKSTDRPDKKSIDGKREAKKDHFNFNFDFKELDNFDLDSSLMKGKQKSEKCTDDKEFDSSVRHEKDQVFRSNLATEADAFKEDDAKKASVMASKFEGLTDGDFDSITGGAPTNSKFENVHASGGATASQDENISNRREESNQPSKLSSKSYDQQPIQDSSGQSVSFDDPRQETAADLQAGICSSETERDANQGLQSAKCETGKSLGNQSQVSMKNISGDESAPGNAGLQSTRNEFQKMLEIQNHIPMRNISGNKSALGNADIVDASTTSLSPNMQNTKARKENNDSVSHVLLAPVQSEPKADKVMQMKEQGNGCTHLTFLSRTQENVSQSHLALTSMKIHSLGEKRKESAHLSPTDQRSDAQGRNPKVGTSSSHDATLTKDVPVIKESEKNDKDHSISGPSSKVHDASLPEKAAKSKPLNINPKDLVPSMNYKSISVERMGLSPLKVGNKTSDATSLKFSRIVTSKNDLSVSKLQKEFKSLRNSEGSMEMHLDLASMMNQSSGSEKQKLPTPSLKRKTFEEPSANPVMLYPLKRITETPNHSRKAREVSQQVDESLVHNRENLVDCCNNDVLFDHPTCKLDTSQQVPIVMENDENVEKAEAYIKELEDKERLHGWLMLFLQIRNMLKKKHEEAKEVLVRALVNNNNLLMLNHPIYEEKISTVMRFAASMRSKELQS, encoded by the exons ATGGTGGAATCACAGAAAGGAGCTGCTCCAAATTccgactcaaaagggaaaagttCACTGCTAG ATGAAGAATTTGGAAAGGAATTCCTCAGTTCCTGGAAAACAATGTCTGTGACAGAGGACGATGGCATGGATTTTAGCTGTGAACCAGCCCCCAAAGGCATGAAAAAGAACTTCAACTTTGATAAACT GGACATGGATTTTGCTCTCGATGGTGATTTTGGGAAATTGTCATCCTTCAAAGTTGACATGTCAGACCTGGATTTCTCCAGTCCCAAATCTACAGACAGACCTGACAAAAAATCAATCGATGGAAAACGTGAAGCAAAGAAGGACCACTTCaacttcaattttgattttaaaga ATTGgataattttgatttggattcaaGCTTAATGAAAGGGAAACAGAAATCTGAAAAATGCACAGATGATAAGGAATTTGATTCTTCAGTTAGACATGAGAAGGATCAAGTTTTCAGAAGCAACTTGGCCACAGAAGCCGATGCATTCAAAGAAGATGATGCCAAAAAAGCCAGTGTGATGGCTTCAAAGTTTGAGGGTTTGACAGATGGGGATTTCGATTCTATAACTGGTGGTGCTCCAACAAATTCAAAATTCGAAAATGTACATGCATCAGGGGGTGCAACAGCTTCTCAAGATGAAAATATAAGTAACAGACGAGAGGAATCTAACCAGCCTAGCAAACTCtcctcaaaatcatatgatcAACAGCCTATCCAGGATTCATCTGGCCAGTCTGTCTCTTTTGATGATCCAAGGCAAGAGACTGCTGCAGACTTACAGGCAGGAATTTGTTCCTCAGAGACAGAAAGAGATGCAAATCAAG GATTGCAGAGCGCTAAATGTGAGACTGGAAAAAGCTTGGGGAACCAAAGTCAGGTTTCCATGAAAAATATATCTGGGGATGAGTCAGCCCCAGGTAATGCAG GATTGCAGAGCACTAGAAATGAGTTTCAGAAAATGTTGGAGATCCAAAATCATATCCCTATGAGAAATATATCTGGGAACAAGTCAGCCCTAGGTAATGCAGATATAGTGGATGCTTCAACTACAAGCCTGTCACCGAACATGCAGAACACAAAAGCTAGAAAAGAGAACAATGATTCTGTGTCACACGTTCTTCTGGCCCCAGTGCAAAG TGAACCCAAAGCTGACAAGGTCATGCAAATGAAAGAACAAGGAAATGGGTGTACACATTTGACATTCCTGAGTAGAACCCAAGAAAATGTTTCTCAGTCACATCTGGCTCTTACTTCAATGAAAATCCATTCTCttggagagaaaagaaaggaaagtgcGCATTTAAGTCCAACAGATCAAAGAAG TGATGCACAAGGTAGGAATCCAAAGGTTGGTACTTCAAGCTCACATGATGCTACCCTAACTAAAGATGTACCTGTCataaaggaaagtgaaaagaaTGACAAAGATCACAGTATCTCTGGCCCTAG TTCCAAAGTTCATGATGCCAGCTTACCTGAGAAGGCCGCAAAATCTAAACCTCTGAACATCAATCCTAAAGATTTAGTTCCAAGCATGAATTACAAGAGTATTTCAgttgaaaggatggggctttcTCCTCTGAAAGTTGGTAACAAGACATCTGATGCAACTAGCTTAAAATTTTCAAG GATTGTAACATCAAAGAATGATCTATCAGTTTCTAAACTTCAGAAAGAATTTAAGTCATTGAGGAACTCAGAGGGAAGCATGGAAATGCATCTAGATTTGGCAAGCATGATGAACCAATCTAGCGGCTCAGAGAAACAAAAACTGCCAACCCCATCTTTGAAACGGAAAACTTTTGAG GAACCAAGTGCAAATCCAGTGATGTTATACCCATTAAAGCGAATCACAGAGACACCAAACCATAGCAG AAAAGCTAGGGAGGTTTCTCAACAAGTTGATGAAAGTCTG GTGCACAATCGTGAGAATCTGGTAGATTGCTGCAACAATGATGTTCTCTTTGACCATCCTACCTGTAAACTTGATACTTCTCAACAAGTCCCCATAGTGATGGAGAATGATGAAAATGTTGAAAAAGCTGAAGCCTATATAAAGGAGCTTGAAGAT AAAGAGAGATTGCATGGGTGGTTGATGCTGTTCCTGCAGATACGTAACATGCTGAAAAAGAAACATGAAGAAGCAAAGGAAGTACTTGTTCGTGCTCTGGTGAACAACAACAATCTGCTGATGCTAAACCATCCCATCTATGAAGAGAAG ATCAGTACGGTAATGAGATTTGCTGCCTCCATGAGATCCAAGGAGCTTCAATCTTGA
- the LOC122070316 gene encoding uncharacterized protein At4g18490 isoform X3 — protein sequence MVESQKGAAPNSDSKGKSSLLDEEFGKEFLSSWKTMSVTEDDGMDFSCEPAPKGMKKNFNFDKLDMDFALDGDFGKLSSFKVDMSDLDFSSPKSTDRPDKKSIDGKREAKKDHFNFNFDFKELDNFDLDSSLMKGKQKSEKCTDDKEFDSSVRHEKDQVFRSNLATEADAFKEDDAKKASVMASKFEGLTDGDFDSITGGAPTNSKFENVHASGGATASQDENISNRREESNQPSKLSSKSYDQQPIQDSSGQSVSFDDPRQETAADLQAGICSSETERDANQGLQSAKCETGKSLGNQSQVSMKNISGDESAPGNAGLQSTRNEFQKMLEIQNHIPMRNISGNKSALGNADIVDASTTSLSPNMQNTKARKENNDSVSHVLLAPVQSEPKADKVMQMKEQGNGCTHLTFLSRTQENVSQSHLALTSMKIHSLGEKRKESAHLSPTDQRSDAQGRNPKVGTSSSHDATLTKDVPVIKESEKNDKDHSISGPSSKVHDASLPEKAAKSKPLNINPKDLVPSMNYKSISVERMGLSPLKVGNKTSDATSLKFSRIVTSKNDLSVSKLQKEFKSLRNSEGSMEMHLDLASMMNQSSGSEKQKLPTPSLKRKTFEEPSANPVMLYPLKRITETPNHSRKAREVSQQVDESLVHNRENLVDCCNNDVLFDHPTCKLDTSQQVPIVMENDENVEKAEAYIKELEDIRNMLKKKHEEAKEVLVRALVNNNNLLMLNHPIYEEKISLTSFWPLIFITVLHISVGA from the exons ATGGTGGAATCACAGAAAGGAGCTGCTCCAAATTccgactcaaaagggaaaagttCACTGCTAG ATGAAGAATTTGGAAAGGAATTCCTCAGTTCCTGGAAAACAATGTCTGTGACAGAGGACGATGGCATGGATTTTAGCTGTGAACCAGCCCCCAAAGGCATGAAAAAGAACTTCAACTTTGATAAACT GGACATGGATTTTGCTCTCGATGGTGATTTTGGGAAATTGTCATCCTTCAAAGTTGACATGTCAGACCTGGATTTCTCCAGTCCCAAATCTACAGACAGACCTGACAAAAAATCAATCGATGGAAAACGTGAAGCAAAGAAGGACCACTTCaacttcaattttgattttaaaga ATTGgataattttgatttggattcaaGCTTAATGAAAGGGAAACAGAAATCTGAAAAATGCACAGATGATAAGGAATTTGATTCTTCAGTTAGACATGAGAAGGATCAAGTTTTCAGAAGCAACTTGGCCACAGAAGCCGATGCATTCAAAGAAGATGATGCCAAAAAAGCCAGTGTGATGGCTTCAAAGTTTGAGGGTTTGACAGATGGGGATTTCGATTCTATAACTGGTGGTGCTCCAACAAATTCAAAATTCGAAAATGTACATGCATCAGGGGGTGCAACAGCTTCTCAAGATGAAAATATAAGTAACAGACGAGAGGAATCTAACCAGCCTAGCAAACTCtcctcaaaatcatatgatcAACAGCCTATCCAGGATTCATCTGGCCAGTCTGTCTCTTTTGATGATCCAAGGCAAGAGACTGCTGCAGACTTACAGGCAGGAATTTGTTCCTCAGAGACAGAAAGAGATGCAAATCAAG GATTGCAGAGCGCTAAATGTGAGACTGGAAAAAGCTTGGGGAACCAAAGTCAGGTTTCCATGAAAAATATATCTGGGGATGAGTCAGCCCCAGGTAATGCAG GATTGCAGAGCACTAGAAATGAGTTTCAGAAAATGTTGGAGATCCAAAATCATATCCCTATGAGAAATATATCTGGGAACAAGTCAGCCCTAGGTAATGCAGATATAGTGGATGCTTCAACTACAAGCCTGTCACCGAACATGCAGAACACAAAAGCTAGAAAAGAGAACAATGATTCTGTGTCACACGTTCTTCTGGCCCCAGTGCAAAG TGAACCCAAAGCTGACAAGGTCATGCAAATGAAAGAACAAGGAAATGGGTGTACACATTTGACATTCCTGAGTAGAACCCAAGAAAATGTTTCTCAGTCACATCTGGCTCTTACTTCAATGAAAATCCATTCTCttggagagaaaagaaaggaaagtgcGCATTTAAGTCCAACAGATCAAAGAAG TGATGCACAAGGTAGGAATCCAAAGGTTGGTACTTCAAGCTCACATGATGCTACCCTAACTAAAGATGTACCTGTCataaaggaaagtgaaaagaaTGACAAAGATCACAGTATCTCTGGCCCTAG TTCCAAAGTTCATGATGCCAGCTTACCTGAGAAGGCCGCAAAATCTAAACCTCTGAACATCAATCCTAAAGATTTAGTTCCAAGCATGAATTACAAGAGTATTTCAgttgaaaggatggggctttcTCCTCTGAAAGTTGGTAACAAGACATCTGATGCAACTAGCTTAAAATTTTCAAG GATTGTAACATCAAAGAATGATCTATCAGTTTCTAAACTTCAGAAAGAATTTAAGTCATTGAGGAACTCAGAGGGAAGCATGGAAATGCATCTAGATTTGGCAAGCATGATGAACCAATCTAGCGGCTCAGAGAAACAAAAACTGCCAACCCCATCTTTGAAACGGAAAACTTTTGAG GAACCAAGTGCAAATCCAGTGATGTTATACCCATTAAAGCGAATCACAGAGACACCAAACCATAGCAG AAAAGCTAGGGAGGTTTCTCAACAAGTTGATGAAAGTCTG GTGCACAATCGTGAGAATCTGGTAGATTGCTGCAACAATGATGTTCTCTTTGACCATCCTACCTGTAAACTTGATACTTCTCAACAAGTCCCCATAGTGATGGAGAATGATGAAAATGTTGAAAAAGCTGAAGCCTATATAAAGGAGCTTGAAGAT ATACGTAACATGCTGAAAAAGAAACATGAAGAAGCAAAGGAAGTACTTGTTCGTGCTCTGGTGAACAACAACAATCTGCTGATGCTAAACCATCCCATCTATGAAGAGAAGATATCCTTGACTTCATTTTGGCCTCTAATTTTTATCACAGTTCTACATATATCTGTTGGAGCATGA
- the LOC122070311 gene encoding magnesium-chelatase subunit ChlI, chloroplastic-like, with translation MAGVLGASSAAIVSHKMHTTPSLKAPILSLASILVQIRGKKLFGGFEIPLNKGRTHLQLTVTNVATETAPIEQAQKIASRESQRPVYPFAAIVGQEEMKLCLLLNVIDPKIGGVMIMGDRGTGKSTTVRSLVDLLPEIEVVKGDPFNSDPEDPESMGMEVREKVLAGEKFPVTRTKITMVDLPLGATEDRVCGTIDIEKALTEGVKAFEPGLLAKANRGILYVDEVNLLDDHLVDVLLDSAASGWNMVEREGISISHPARFILIGSGNPEEGELRPQLLDRFGMHAQVGTVRDAELRVKIVEERARFDRNPKEFRDSYKIEQEKLQQQISSARRSLPSVQIDRDLKVKISKVCAELNVDGLRGDIVTNRAAKALAALKGRDKVTADDIATVIPNCLRHRLRKDPLESIDSGLLVMEKFYEVFT, from the exons ATGGCGGGAGTTCTCGGAGCCTCTTCTGCAGCTATAGTTTCTCATAAAATGCACACTACTCCGTCCTTAAAAGCTCCGATTCTCTCTCTTGCTTCAATCTTAG TTCAGATTCGTGGAAAGAAGCTTTTTGGGGGTTTCGAAATTCCTCTTAATAAGGGAAGAACTCATCTCCAGCTTACTGTTACCAATGTAGCTACAGAAACCGCCCCTATCGAGCAG GCCCAGAAAATTGCTTCTAGGGAAAGCCAGAGGCCGGTGTATCCTTTCGCCGCTATTGTAGGACAAGAAGAGATGAAGTTGTGTCTTCTGTTAAATGTGATAGATCCCAAGATTGGGGGTGTCATGATAATGGGTGATCGAGGTACTGGGAAATCCACCACTGTCAGGTCTCTGGTGGATTTACTTCCAGAAATCGAGGTTGTCAAAGGAGACCCATTCAACTCTGATCCAGAAGATCCAGAATCCATGGGCATGGAAGTCCGAGAGAAAGTTTTAGCTGGGGAAAAATTCCCAGTCACAAGGACCAAAATCACTATGGTGGATTTGCCTCTTGGTGCAACTGAGGATAGAGTTTGTGGAACAATTGATATTGAGAAGGCCCTAACAGAAGGTGTGAAGGCATTTGAACCTGGTCTTCTGGCTAAAGCCAATCGAGGAATTCTTTATGTGGATGAAGTTAACCTTCTGGATGACCATTTGGTGGATGTACTTCTTGACTCTGCTGCCTCTGGATGGAACATGGTTGAGCGAGAGGGAATATCAATTTCACATCCTGCTCGTTTTATTCTAATAGGTTCTGGAAACCCTGAAGAAGGTGAGCTCAGGCCACAACTTCTTGATCGTTTTGGAATGCATGCACAGGTGGGGACGGTGAGGGATGCTGAACTCAGAGTGAAGATCGTGGAGGAGAGAGCTCGGTTTGATCGAAATCCTAAAGAGTTCCGTGATTCCTACAAGATAGAACAAGAGAAGCTCCAGCAACAGATTTCATCGGCCAGGAGGTCTCTTCCTTCTGTTCAGATCGACCGTGATCTGAAGGTAAAGATCTCTAAGGTCTGTGCTGAACTGAATGTTGATGGATTAAGAGGAGATATTGTGACAAATAGGGCTGCTAAAGCCCTGGCTGCTCTGAAAGGAAGAGACAAAGTAACGGCTGATGATATAGCTACTGTCATTCCCAACTGCTTAAGACATCGGCTTCGAAAGGATCCATTGGAGTCAATTGATTCTGGTTTGCTTGTCATGGAGAAATTCTATGAGGTTTTTACCTGA